The proteins below come from a single Molothrus ater isolate BHLD 08-10-18 breed brown headed cowbird chromosome 33, BPBGC_Mater_1.1, whole genome shotgun sequence genomic window:
- the LOC118700760 gene encoding tubulin beta chain gives MREIVHIQAGQCGNQIGAKFWEVISDEHGIDPTGTYHGDSDLQLDRISVYYNEATGGKYVPRAILVDLEPGTMDSVRSGPFGQIFRPDNFVFGQSGAGNNWAKGHYTEGAELVDSVLDVVRKEAESCDCLQGFQLTHSLGGGTGSGMGTLLISKIREEYPDRIMNTFSVVPSPKVSDTVVEPYNATLSVHQLVENTDETYCIDNEALYDICFRTLKLTTPTYGDLNHLVSATMSGVTTCLRFPGQLNADLRKLAVNMVPFPRLHFFMPGFAPLTSRGSQQYRALTVPELTQQVFDAKNMMAACDPRHGRYLTVAAVFRGRMSMKEVDEQMLNVQNKNSSYFVEWIPNNVKTAVCDIPPRGLKMAVTFIGNSTAIQELFKRISEQFTAMFRRKAFLHWYTGEGMDEMEFTEAESNMNDLVSEYQQYQDATAEEEEDFGEEAEEEA, from the exons TTCTGGGAGGTGATCAGTGACGAGCACGGCATCGACCCCACGGGCACCTACCATGGGGACAGCGACCTGCAGCTGGACCGCATCAGCGTCTACTACAACGAGGCcacag ggggTAAATACGTGCCCAGGGCCATCCTGGTGGATCTGGAGCCCGGCACGATGGACTCTGTGCGCTCCGGCCCCTTCGGGCAGATCTTCCGGCCTGACAACTTTGTGTTTG GCCAAAGCGGTGCTGGCAACAACTGGGCCAAGGGTCACTACACGGAGGGCGCCGAGCTGGTGGACTCTGTGCTGGACGTGGTGCGCAAGGAGGCCGAGAGCTGCGACTGCCTGCAGGGCTTCCAGCTGACCCATTCCCTGGGCGGCGGCACCGGCTCGGGCATGGGCACGCTGCTCATCTCCAAGATCCGCGAGGAGTACCCCGACCGCATCATGAACACCTTCAGCGTGGTGCCGTCGCCCAAGGTGTCGGACACGGTGGTGGAGCCCTACAACGCCACGCTGTCCGTGCACCAGCTGGTGGAGAACACGGACGAGACCTACTGCATTGACAACGAGGCGCTCTACGACATCTGCTTCCGCACCCTCAAGCTGACCACGCCCACCTACGGCGACCTCAACCACCTGGTGTCGGCCACCATGAGCGGCGTCACCACCTGCCTGCGCTTCCCCGGCCAGCTCAACGCCGACCTGCGCAAGCTGGCCGTCAACATGGTGCCCTTCCCGCGGCTGCACTTCTTCATGCCCGGCTTCGCGCCGCTGACCTCGCGGGGCAGCCAGCAGTACCGCGCCCTCACCGTGCCCGAGCTCACCCAGCAGGTCTTCGACGCCAAGAACATGATGGCCGCCTGCGACCCGCGGCACGGCCGCTACCTCACCGTGGCCGCCGTCTTCCGCGGGCGCATGTCCATGAAGGAGGTGGACGAGCAGATGCTGAACGTGCAGAACAAGAACAGCTCCTACTTCGTGGAGTGGATCCCCAACAATGTGAAGACGGCCGTGTGCGACATCCCGCCGCGCGGCCTCAAGATGGCCGTCACCTTCATCGGCAACAGCACGGCCATCCAAGAGCTCTTCAAGCGCATCTCGGAGCAGTTCACGGCCATGTTCCGGCGCAAGGCCTTCCTGCACTGGTACACGGGTGAGGGCATGGACGAGATGGAGTTCACCGAGGCCGAGAGCAACATGAACGACCTCGTGTCCGAGTACCAGCAGTACCAGGACGCCACAGccgaggaagaggaggatttCGGCGAGGAGGCCGAAGAGGAGGCCTGA